Proteins from a single region of Symphalangus syndactylus isolate Jambi chromosome 12, NHGRI_mSymSyn1-v2.1_pri, whole genome shotgun sequence:
- the NHLH2 gene encoding helix-loop-helix protein 2 gives MMLSPDQAADSDHPSSAHSDPESLGGTDTKVLGSVSDLEPVEEAEGDGKGGSRAALYPHPQQLSREEKRRRRRATAKYRSAHATRERIRVEAFNLAFAELRKLLPTLPPDKKLSKIEILRLAICYISYLNHVLDV, from the coding sequence atgatGCTGAGTCCGGACCAAGCCGCAGATTCGGACCATCCCAGCTCGGCGCACTCGGATCCGGAGTCCCTGGGCGGCACGGACACCAAGGTGCTTGGCAGCGTGTCGGACCTGGAGCCGGTGGAGGAGGCCGAGGGCGACGGCAAGGGCGGCAGCCGGGCCGCGCTCTACCCGCACCCGCAGCAGCTGAGCCGCGAGGAGAAGCGCCGCCGCCGGCGCGCCACGGCCAAGTACCGCTCGGCCCACGCCACCCGCGAGCGCATCCGCGTGGAAGCCTTCAACTTGGCCTTCGCCGAGCTCCGCAAATTGCTGCCCACGCTGCCCCCGGACAAGAAGCTCTCCAAGATCGAGATCCTGCGCCTGGCCATCTGCTACATCTCTTATCTCAACCACGTCCTGGACGTGTAG